In a genomic window of Nocardia fluminea:
- a CDS encoding VIT1/CCC1 transporter family protein — protein MNWLRAGVLGANDGIVSTAGLVVGVAATTGNAQTILTAGIAGLVAGAISMAAGEYVSVSTQRDSEKALLAEERRELADEPDVELAELAGIYEKKGLSPATARTVAAELTAHDAFTAHAEAELGIDPRSLTNPWAAAISSAIAFTCGALLPLLAIVLPPTAWRVPVTFAAVLIALAITGSVSARLGGGNRVRAVVRVVVGGALAMAITYGIGDLTDTLGSG, from the coding sequence CTGAACTGGCTCCGGGCCGGGGTACTCGGGGCGAACGACGGCATCGTCTCCACCGCGGGGCTGGTTGTCGGCGTCGCCGCGACCACCGGCAATGCCCAGACGATCCTCACCGCGGGCATCGCGGGACTGGTTGCGGGCGCGATCTCGATGGCCGCGGGCGAATACGTGTCGGTGAGCACCCAGCGGGATTCGGAGAAAGCGCTGCTGGCCGAGGAACGCCGCGAGCTGGCCGACGAACCCGATGTCGAACTGGCCGAGCTCGCCGGGATCTACGAGAAGAAGGGCCTCAGCCCGGCCACCGCGCGCACGGTGGCCGCCGAGCTCACCGCACACGACGCCTTCACCGCACATGCCGAGGCCGAACTCGGCATCGACCCGCGCTCGCTCACCAACCCGTGGGCGGCCGCGATCTCTTCGGCGATCGCGTTCACCTGCGGTGCGCTGCTGCCGTTGCTGGCGATCGTGCTGCCACCCACCGCATGGCGGGTACCGGTGACGTTCGCCGCGGTGCTGATCGCGCTGGCGATCACCGGCTCGGTGAGCGCGCGCCTCGGCGGTGGCAATCGTGTCCGCGCGGTGGTGCGAGTGGTGGTCGGTGGGGCGCTGGCGATGGCGATCACCTACGGCATCGGTGACCTCACCGACACGCTGGGTAGCGGCTGA
- a CDS encoding Na+/H+ antiporter, translated as MDQLVLTLVILLAAVLAEPLGARLGLAPSILMTVFGCLLALIPAVPSLHIPPELILPLVLPPLLYAAARRTSWRQFAENWQIIALRAVGLVIVTAIAVAAVFHAWNPATAVAAGLVLGALVAPPDPVAATSMAGSLGLPRRLIVTLGGEGLFNDVTAIVIYTVGIQAVVTGLFSPWHALGDFAIAAVVGVAVGLLLGWLGSKLTKYLDTATGQVAVSLLLPFAAYGIAEHWEGSAVLAVLVCALYLTDAVTEIGDRDYRLVADSFWDITEMLITGFAFALIGLELRVVIDTTGHNWPGLAGVTVAVIAVVVGLRLAWLMATWAISSKLPNADEPFTWREVIVTWWAGMRGVATVALALAVPFTLDTGADFPARSEILFIAFAVVLFTLLIQGPTLPLVVRLTGVHADTRQERAVEQALWTRVVNAELAELKAIAARDNLPEDVYEDLKALLRRLSAKADPEAADADAKAALDKERKLASQMRAVRAAVTEAGRREAQAARREPGMPPDVVDRVTRRLDLGPTH; from the coding sequence ATGGACCAGTTGGTGCTGACTCTGGTGATCCTGCTCGCGGCCGTGCTCGCCGAACCGCTCGGCGCGCGCCTCGGTCTCGCGCCGTCGATCCTGATGACGGTGTTCGGCTGCCTGCTCGCGCTGATCCCGGCGGTGCCGAGCCTGCACATCCCGCCCGAACTGATCCTGCCGCTGGTCCTGCCGCCGCTGCTCTACGCCGCCGCCCGGCGCACGTCCTGGCGGCAGTTCGCGGAGAACTGGCAGATCATCGCGTTGCGCGCCGTCGGGCTCGTGATCGTCACCGCGATCGCGGTCGCGGCCGTCTTCCACGCGTGGAATCCCGCCACCGCGGTCGCGGCGGGCCTGGTGCTCGGTGCCCTGGTCGCGCCACCCGACCCGGTCGCGGCCACGTCGATGGCGGGCAGCCTCGGCCTGCCGCGCCGGTTGATCGTGACCCTCGGCGGCGAAGGGCTGTTCAATGACGTCACCGCGATCGTCATCTACACGGTCGGCATCCAGGCCGTCGTCACCGGCCTGTTCTCGCCGTGGCACGCACTGGGTGACTTCGCGATCGCCGCGGTGGTCGGTGTCGCTGTCGGCCTGCTGCTCGGCTGGCTCGGCAGCAAGCTCACCAAGTACTTGGACACCGCCACCGGTCAGGTCGCGGTGAGCCTGCTGTTGCCCTTCGCCGCCTACGGCATCGCCGAGCACTGGGAGGGTTCGGCGGTGCTCGCCGTGCTGGTCTGCGCGCTGTATCTCACCGATGCCGTGACCGAAATCGGTGACCGCGATTATCGCCTGGTCGCCGACTCGTTCTGGGACATCACCGAAATGCTCATCACCGGTTTCGCCTTCGCCCTGATCGGCCTGGAACTGCGGGTGGTCATCGACACCACCGGACACAATTGGCCGGGGCTGGCCGGGGTCACCGTCGCGGTGATCGCGGTCGTCGTGGGGTTGCGCCTGGCCTGGCTGATGGCCACCTGGGCGATCAGCAGCAAATTGCCCAATGCCGACGAACCGTTCACCTGGCGCGAGGTGATCGTCACGTGGTGGGCGGGCATGCGCGGCGTCGCGACGGTGGCGCTGGCGCTGGCCGTTCCGTTCACTCTCGACACCGGCGCCGACTTCCCCGCTCGTTCGGAGATTCTGTTCATCGCGTTCGCGGTCGTCCTGTTCACCCTGCTCATACAGGGCCCGACTCTCCCACTGGTGGTCCGCCTCACCGGAGTACACGCCGACACCCGGCAGGAACGCGCCGTCGAACAGGCACTCTGGACCAGAGTCGTGAATGCCGAACTCGCCGAACTCAAAGCGATCGCCGCCCGTGACAATCTCCCGGAAGACGTCTACGAGGACCTCAAGGCGCTGCTGCGCCGGCTGTCCGCCAAAGCCGATCCCGAGGCGGCCGACGCCGATGCGAAGGCCGCGCTGGACAAGGAACGCAAACTCGCCTCCCAGATGCGTGCGGTCCGTGCCGCCGTCACCGAGGCGGGCCGCCGCGAAGCCCAGGCTGCCCGTCGCGAGCCGGGCATGCCCCCGGATGTCGTCGACCGGGTCACCCGCCGACTCGACCTGGGCCCGACGCACTGA